The DNA region ATAAGTCCAAGGTTAATATCAAACGACAATAAAAATAGAGATAGTGACTTTATAAATAAATTTGCGTATAGCATTAGGCTCTTCAAGGTGCAAGTAGATTTATTTTAAAAACTGAACGCTTTAACCTGAAATGGTGCGGATGAAGAGAGATAATTCTCTGGCACAACAAAGAAAAAACAACTACAAAGTTGTAGTCATTTTTAGTTAATTAATGAGGGTAACTATGAAAAAGAAACTTTGTTTTAAAAAAAGATATTGAGGATATTGTTTTACATGTGATAAACAAAATAAATATATTCTTACACAAGATGAAATTACTGATTAACATTGAGCATTAAATACTAGAAAGAATTAGAGGGAAAAATGGCAAGTTATAAACATTTTAATCAATGTAGAAGAATATACTTTCCTAGTGATTATGAAATTAAACATAAACCATTAGAAACTTTTAAAAAAATTAAAATACATGGTCATTTTGAAATGACATTTAAATTTAATAGTTATTGTGGCATTACTGAACATAGACATAGCGGCATAACTATAAAAGAATATTCGGAGGAATTAAAAAATGAAACAAGAAAAATATATATACTTAGTGCTAATAAAATATTTACATTTAGAAGGATTTGTAAGTGCAGAATCACCATTTTATACATTAGCAGAAGCAAAGATTAGTGCTGAGAGTAGTAATAAAAACGGATGCTTAACAACTATTATTGATTTAGAAACTATTGAATGACGGAGATAAATAATATGAAAGAAATTAGAAATTTACAATTATCAGAATTTCAAAAAGAAATTATTAATAAATTAGATGATTAATACTGATTTGAATTTGGCGGTTATGAAAATAGTATTTTTATTTTTAATAAAAAACAGGAATTTTTAATCACAATAGATAAAAAAGATGACACTGCATCAATAAATGAAAGTTTAGAATTTTGTAAAAGCAGAATTGAAAAAAGTTTAAAAAACCATAACCAACGTGTTAAAGATGAAAAAAAGAATTAAATATTATTAAAACTTATATTAAAGGAGAACAAATAATATGGGTACACTAATATTAATATTATTAATAATTAATATTATTTCATCTATTTCACCCTTATTTACATTGTCTTTTTTAATATATGGAATAAACAAAATTACTAGAACTGAAAAAGCAATCAAAAAATTAAAGGAGAATAAATAATATATATAAAGATGAAAATGGAAATATTTACACTGAAGAAGAATTATTTAATGAAGCATTAGAAGAATGTCATTCAGAAGAGAGTGCTTATGACTATATTGAGACATTAATTGAAGAAAAGAATTTGGAGGAATTATAATATGAAAACATTAAAAGATATGATTAAAGATTTAACAGGAGTTACTGTTGAAAAAGAAAAATTAAATCAATATTTAGAAAGTGAAAGATTAGATTTAGAAGGTGCTAATTTAGAAGGTGCTAATTTACAAGGTGCTAATTTATGAGATGCTAATTTAGAAGGTGCTTATTTAACTGGTGCTAATTTATATGGTGCTTATTTAACTGGTGCTAATTTATATGGTGCTTATTTAACTGGTGCTAATTTAGAAGGTGCTAATTTAAAAGGTGCTAATTTACAAGGTGCTTATTTAACTGGTGCTAATTTATATGGTGCTTATTTAACTGGTGCTAATTTATATGGTGCTAATTTAAAAGGTGCTTATTTATGTGGTATTAAAATCACAAAAAAACAATTAGAACAATTAACTATTGAGGAGGATGAATAATGACAAAAACAGAATCAATTAAATTTGATAAATTACAAGAAGAAAATGAAGCACTTGAACAAGAAATTTTATCCTTAAAGCATTGAATACAAAACGGTGGTTGTCATGAACATATACAAAAGGATATTGATAAATTACAAGAAGAAAATGAAGCACTTAAAAAAGAGCTTGCTTAATTAAAACAAAAACAATTACCTAATAAGGAGAATAAATTAAATAATGAATAATATAGTTCAAAATGTTTCTTTTCCTTTTGTTATTAAAGGTAATGATTTTAAAGAATTAAGTTTAAAAGCATTAAATATTAAAAAATGAATGGATGAAAATGGGTAATAATTAGCAGAATTTATTTATCGTCATCGTAATTATTATAATACTAATGGTTATAAAGATGTGTATTTAAAAGATATTACTAATCTTGTAAGTAAAATATATATTTTTTTTCGTGAACCATTAGAATTAATTAAAGTATTTAAAGATGATTTAAATCGGATTCATACTAATATTATTAATTTTGAAAAATATATTGAAAATCATAAAATTGAAATTAAAAATAATATTAATCAAGTATGCATTAAAAAAACAAAATTAATTATTTAAAGAACAAGAATTAAAAAAACAAGAATTACTTGAAAAAGCAAATAGTTTAACACCAGATATGGGTCTTGATATAGAGCAAATTCAAGATGAACAAGTTCGTGTAATGGAACAAATTAAACAAATTGATAAATTATTAGAACCAATACAATTAAAAAAATTTAGTATTAATTTAATTAAAGAAAAATTATTAATAAAAGATATTGAAGTATTAGGGATTTATTATGATTTTTTAGAAAAAGCAGATAAGTTAGACCTTATTAATTTAATTAAAAATTATTTAATTGTTAATGAAAAAAGTGTTAAAAATGAAATTAAAGCACAATGAGATACAAATACAGATAATAAAATAGTTGGTATTAAAGGAATAAATATAAAAATTAAAGGAGTTAAATAAAATGGCAAATGAATTATAATAATATATTAAAAGTGCAATTATTAAATATGAATTAAAAGTTAATGATAAATATGTAAAAGAAAATATTTTAGCACTTGAAGAATTAAAAATGAAAAATGGACAAAATTATATGCAATTAGTTAATAATTCTTATAATGCAAAATAACAGCATTAGGTATTATTAAATTAAGTAATAAAGGATTAATTTTTGGTAAAGATTTTAATATTATTTCGTTTAAAAATAAATTAACTATTTTTATTGATAGTAAAGTTTATTGTAGAATAATTGAAGAAGCAGGATATAGTCCACGAAAAGCAATTATTTTAAAGGTGAGAAATTTGAATGAGATAGTTTAAATTCATGTCCTAAAATACATGAAATTAATTTTAATGCAAATACTAGTGATTTTAATGAAATAATTGGTGCTTATGCTTTTGCAAAAGATAAAAATGGTAATTATCAAGGTATTTTATTAAGAAAAGCAGATATTGAACGATTAAAAAATAGTAGTCCAAGTGGTAATAGTGAATATTCACCTTGAAATAAATGACCAAAAGAAATGGTTGAAGCAAAATTATATCGTAAATTAGCATTGGAAATGGGAATTGATATTTCTGATATTGATTTAGATGAAAAAGAAATTAAAGAAGATCGTAATTTTGAATATATTTCATTTAAAGATATTAATGTCGCCAAAAATAAGAGGCAAATTAGCGATGAGCCATTATCAAATAATATAAATTTTACCCCATCTTATCCAGAAATAGCAGATAATGTAGTTAAAGAAGATGATATCTCAAATGTAACACCAGTAATTAATAATAATGATGAGGATTGAGCAACTTGATAAAAGTAGGTATTGACCCATCAGGAACTGGTACTACTGCTATTGTTGTATATGAAGAAAATAAAATAATTGAAAAACAAGAATTTTTTAATAAAAAATGAAGGTAGCATTACGAATATATTGATGATTATGTTTATAAGTATTTTGATAAGTATTATTATCAACCAAATAAAGATGATTTTTCTCCATTTTGTCCATCAGATGAGATGATTTATTACGATTGCTTGGAGTCTATAAGGTAAATAATGATTTTAATTGAGTATCACCAAAACATACTAAGTCAGTTGTTAAAAATATGGAAAATTTAAGTAAGTATCAACAAATAACAGCAGTTTATGAAAAAGATAATTTATTAACTTATGAATATCGTAAAGGTTGATTTTATAATAATGAAAAAATAAGTAATCATCTTCGTGATGCTATTATTATTGCTAATTATGAAAACTAATTTAGGTAAATTATATTTAGGTGATAGTTTAAAAATATTAAAAATAATACCTGATAAAAGTATTGATTTAATATTAACTGATCCACCATACCTTTACCCCGATATTGCTAAAAAATTAGAAAATAAAAAAAGCATATTGAATATAATTTTAAAAAAAATGCAAGATCCTAATTGTTCTAATATTCAATATCAAATTCGGAAAAGAGAACTTGAATTTTTACAAGGTGAATTTATTGATAGTTTTGATATACCATCATATTTTAAAGAATGAATGCGAATTATTAAAAAACCAAATTTTATAATTTATTTATCAAAACAACAATTAAAAGAATATTTAATTGAAATTGAAAATTATAATTTAAAATTTGAATTAATAATTTATCAAAAAACAAATGATGCACCTAGTAATAATACATATCGTAAAGATAAAGAATTATGTTTATATATTTATAATAAACCGATTTCTTATAGTAATGTTTGAAATCAAGATATGCAGACTGTTTATCAAATAACAAATAGTAATAATCAATTTTTATGAACAATTAAACATCCTACTGTTAAAGATATTAATTTAATTAAATTACAAATTAATAAACATAGTAAAGTTGGCGATACTATATTAGATTGTTTTTTAGGAAGTGGAACAACTGCTATTGCTTGTGAACAATTAAGTCGGCATTGAATTGGTATAGAAATTAATAAAAAATATTATAAATTAGCAAAACAAAGATTAAATAGCATTCAAACTACATTATTTTTTTAAAGGAGATTATTTATGAAAAGAAAATTAATTCGTAATATTAATGTTTACTTAAATGAAAAACAAGAAAAAGTTTGAAATGAATTACCTGAATTATATACCAGCTCACAACGAATAGAACATCTTATTAATTTTTATATAAAACACAATAAAGGAAATAATAAAAATGAATAAATTTATTTTATGTTATCGTACAAAAAAGGTAATAGTCCATGTAAAAACTTATTTGGTGAATATATAACTGGTATTGATGTTAAAGATGTAGATATTAATTCAACTTGAGATTGAGAATATTTTATTAAAACATATGGTGAAAAGAATTTAGTTATTTGTAAAGATGATAATTTAGAATTAATGTTAAAAAATAAAAAATAACCAACTAGGGTTATTTTTTTAAATGTTATTTATTTCATCTTTTTTTAAGACAATATTGATTTCAACTTGCTACTTGTTCTATTGTTTGTTTACAATTATGACAAATATTAACATTATGTTTTTTTTAAATACTTACGAAATATTAATCAACCAAATAATATTAAATATAAGATATAACTTGGAATTTTATAAACTTTTTCTAAACATTTACCAATAGGTAATTTAATTGCTGGTATTTTAGGTATTTTAGTTGTTAATCAAGCAGTACCATGTAATATTGGATAAGATATAACAATCCCAGCATATCCAAAAAATCCACCATCAGTTATTTCATGTTGACCAAACATAAATTCTTTAACTGGTTCTAAACTTTGAATTCAATTAAAATGTAAGCTAGTAAAAAATAATCCATATAAACTTAAAAATGGAGTATGATATAAAATTGATAAAACATTAGGTCGGGGTTTATTTAACTAATGGTTCAGATGGTTCTAATATACTCATTAATAGTGTTCGTATTTTACGACAAGAGGTGTAAATATGATAGATAAAGAAAACATTATTATTAAAAATGAAAATGGTACTTATTGACAAAGATTAGGTTTTGAACAAAGAAACCCAAGTCAAAGTTTTAAATCTTGAAAAAATCGCAAGTTTTTAAAATATGATAAATATCCATTTCATATTAAAAAAGCATATATTATGCGATATAATGAATTATATAAAGCAATACTATAAGGGGTTTTATCCATATCATCAATAAAACAAGTTGCTTGATGTTTTGATGCAATTTTATTTTCTTTTGTTCCTATAAAATAAGGGGGTTCAAGCAAGTCATAACATACATTCAGCACCTTTACGATTAGTTGGTTATAATCATACTTGATAACGGTATTTTTCTGAAAATTCAGGAATATCAATATACTTAGCACTATCAGTTGTAAATGATGGTATTGGAACTGGTTCTCATCTAATTTTATTACCTATTCTCTCAATTATTTTTTGAGCAATCTCGATTGTAATTTTTAATTCCCAATCTTTACTCAAAATTGTGTCATTATCAAATGGAACAGATAATTCATTATTAGAATTATATACAATACTTTTATTATCAAGTTTAATGGAAATATTTTTTATATAATTATTAATAAAATTCTCTAATAATTGTTGTGATATTTCAATTTGTCATATTCCACTTTTTTCAGTACTAGATCATGGAATAATTGATAAATTATTAGATGTAAGCATACTTTTTTTTCATACATATTTAGCATCTGCTTCACTTAACATAATTGGTCTATTTTTATGATTAGTATCAGATTTCCCAAATCAATTATTATATTGATTTGTAAAACCATAATTATCTGGATTTATTTTAGTTAATGTTTGAGACTTATAAAAATTTGCTTTTTCTAATAAACTAATAATATCAGGTGAAAATTCTATTCTCATATTAGTAGGATATGTATAACTGGTAATACCATCACTACTACTTTCTATCAGTAAGCACTTTTTTATTATATAATTAGTGTAGAAATAAAAAGATGGAAAAATGATTAAATTTATTTGGTGCAATTATATTAATAGATACAAGTACATCTAGTTTAGTTGGTTGTTAAAGTAAAGATGTTGAATATACTTACGAAAAATTATTAAAACTTAAAAAAATAAATAAAATAGATACTTATAACCAAGAAATTAAAGATAATTTAGAATTAATAGCACCACAAGAAGAATCATTTAATATTATTGATAATCATAATCATTATTTTTATGTAGTATGGCGTGGCGATGAAAATATAACATGAAGAATTATTAAGTTTAAATATAATTATTCTATTCCTTTAATTTTGGATACCGACATTTTTGGTAATTCAATTTTTTTAAAATCAAATGAAAAAAACATATTTAAGTATTAAAGATAATGCTCATGATTTTTCTTTTACTAATTGAATATGAACACGTCAGAATTATTATAATTATAAAAAATATTTTAAAGCAGTTTATCGTTGAAATTTAAAAACAAAAGAACCTAATTTAGTTATTGATAATTATGGTAGTATAAAAGTTAACGAAGGATAAAAAAAGAGATTTAATTATCTCTTTTTTATTTATTATTATGAATTGAAATGAAGCATTCTGAAAATTACTTTTTCTTTGCAGATACTTTACCAAAAAACCTTGAAATTGAAACCAATATTGTGCCACACCAAAGTAAATTTAAAAAATTTATTTTAAATAATAAAGAAATTGAATTAGAAGGAACAGAATTTCCTAATCTTTTTGATACTAATACAACATACTTTATAAAATTATGTAAAATTTTAACCCCAAAAGCAATGGCTAATTTAATCGATAATAGTAACAAATATTAAGAAGTTTTATCAATGTCATTTGTTAACGATAAATTTACTCTTTTATTAGATAAATACTTTTCAAAACAAAATTTTAAAACCAATAATTGCAAGAAATAGAAATATCCAAAATTTTATTGATGATTTAATTGCTAAAATTAAACTAGATTTATTTTATTTAAAAAGGTTTTGATTATTTAAATGGTTTTAACATTAAATAATCAAACACAAGAACTTGATAAGGATTAATTTTTTTATCAAAAATTGAGTAATTGTTATACATCGTTTTTTTAGGCAATAAATTATCTGGCATTGGAATTGTTTGCGCAGATAAATTAATTAATACTAAAAATTTGTTTTTTTTATAATAACGATAAAAGCTTAATATTACTGGATTAATTTCAACAAATTCAATCTCGCCATAACTAAAGGCAAGATTATTTTTGCGAAGTTGAATTAACATTTGATAAGCTTTAAAAATTGATTGTGGACTATAATAATCTTTTTCTCAATTAATTTTTAAATAATTCATATTAACATCAATTCATGGTTTATGTGTACTAAACCCAGCAAATTGCTGATTATTTCATTGCATTGGAGTACGAGCATTATCGCGTGAACGTGCACTTAATACTTTTAAAATAGCATCTGGTTGTTCTCCTTCATTTTGAAGAATGTGATAATAATTAATTGATTCAACATCTTTTAACTGTTCAATCTTGGTATAATTATTATTTCCCATGCCAAATTCTTCTCCTTGATAAAGATATGGTGTTCCTCGTAGTAACAAGACAACAGCCGCTAAAGCTGTAGCTGATTCAAAACAATAATTTTCCGGATCACCAAAACGTGATAATGCGCGTGGTTGATCATGATTATTTAAAAAATTAGCTAACCAACCACCTTCTGCTTGCACCGAGCTCTGTCATTCCTTAATTTTTGCTACTAGTTTAGCAGGCTCATAGGGAGCTAATTTTCATTTTTCATTATTTAAATAATCAATTTTTAAATGATGGAAAGTAAAAGCCATATTTAATTCTTGGACCACTGGCTTTGTATATAAAATTGCTTGTTTTATTGATGTTGATGATAACTCACCAACAGTAATAATATCATTTGTTTTCAAATAAGTATTTTGAGTCATTTCTTGTAAATATGTATGAACTTGTGGTGTGTCAGTATAATATTTCCGACCATCACCAGTTAAATCATTTTCAAAAGTATTTGGTTTGCCAATTAAATTAATAACATCAAATCGTAAACCTCGAACTCCTTTTTGTAATCAATAGTTAACAATTTGATAAATATCTTGGCGTAGACTTTCATTCGTTCAATTTAAATCAGCTTGTGTTTTATCAAATAAATGTAAATAAAACATTTTTAATTTATCATGATATTCTCATACTGAACCACCAAACTTACTTTGCCAATTATTTGGAAAATTTGATTTGTCACCAGGAAGAAAGAAGAATCGTTGCAAATAATCTGGATTTCCTGTCTGTGCTTTTTGAAATCATTCATGTTCTGTTGAACAATGATTAAAAATCATATCCATCATAATAAAAATGTTCCGTTTTTTTGCTTCTGTAACTAACATTTCAAAA from Spiroplasma kunkelii CR2-3x includes:
- a CDS encoding pentapeptide repeat-containing protein; the encoded protein is MKTLKDMIKDLTGVTVEKEKLNQYLESERLDLEGANLEGANLQGANLWDANLEGAYLTGANLYGAYLTGANLYGAYLTGANLEGANLKGANLQGAYLTGANLYGAYLTGANLYGANLKGAYLCGIKITKKQLEQLTIEEDE
- a CDS encoding DNA-methyltransferase — encoded protein: MKTNLGKLYLGDSLKILKIIPDKSIDLILTDPPYLYPDIAKKLENKKSILNIILKKMQDPNCSNIQYQIRKRELEFLQGEFIDSFDIPSYFKEWMRIIKKPNFIIYLSKQQLKEYLIEIENYNLKFELIIYQKTNDAPSNNTYRKDKELCLYIYNKPISYSNVWNQDMQTVYQITNSNNQFLWTIKHPTVKDINLIKLQINKHSKVGDTILDCFLGSGTTAIACEQLSRHWIGIEINKKYYKLAKQRLNSIQTTLFF
- a CDS encoding DUF3137 domain-containing protein, encoding MKHSENYFFFADTLPKNLEIETNIVPHQSKFKKFILNNKEIELEGTEFPNLFDTNTTYFIKLCKILTPKAMANLIDNSNKY
- the treC gene encoding alpha,alpha-phosphotrehalase encodes the protein MNKINFQEAIVYEIHPQSFYDSNHDGVGDLQGIIQKLDYLAMLGVNYLWLNPIYVSPQKDNGYDVSDYKNINPLFGTMDDFEMLVTEAKKRNIFIMMDMIFNHCSTEHEWFQKAQTGNPDYLQRFFFLPGDKSNFPNNWQSKFGGSVWEYHDKLKMFYLHLFDKTQADLNWTNESLRQDIYQIVNYWLQKGVRGLRFDVINLIGKPNTFENDLTGDGRKYYTDTPQVHTYLQEMTQNTYLKTNDIITVGELSSTSIKQAILYTKPVVQELNMAFTFHHLKIDYLNNEKWKLAPYEPAKLVAKIKEWQSSVQAEGGWLANFLNNHDQPRALSRFGDPENYCFESATALAAVVLLLRGTPYLYQGEEFGMGNNNYTKIEQLKDVESINYYHILQNEGEQPDAILKVLSARSRDNARTPMQWNNQQFAGFSTHKPWIDVNMNYLKINWEKDYYSPQSIFKAYQMLIQLRKNNLAFSYGEIEFVEINPVILSFYRYYKKNKFLVLINLSAQTIPMPDNLLPKKTMYNNYSIFDKKINPYQVLVFDYLMLKPFK